The DNA segment ttgccctgacaattgacaacagattcacaGATTCTTTATCATTAGATTTCTTAactccagacatttattgaatttaagttccactggcgggatttgaacccatgtctccagaacattacctggctctccggattagcacggccaatctacctaacttgcacacctttggactgtgggaggaaaccagagcatccagaggaaacccacacagacacggggagaatgtgcaaactccacacagtcaccaggggtggaatggaacccagattcctggggctgtgaggctgcagtgctaaccactgagccaccgtgccatggtTATATATctggtctttaaaattatgatggTATATGCAGTTGAATGTAGTCAAATGATAATCGTATTCTGACATAACATCTGACTGATATTTTCTTTCTCATCAGGCAACTTTTACATTTGAGGCAGGAAGAAGATGTGATTCAGGACAAGGACTTTTTCTATTCGAAACAAAAGCAGTCAaagaaattttccacattattgatgCAGCAGTGAAGGAAAAGGAGTCCAAGAAGAAACAGCAGCGATTAAGTTTAACCTCAGATAGCTCTGAGGCTTCCACAGCATCCAGTCGACAACTGCTAAGTGTAGCATCCCTTGCTCAGGAATCTTCTGGTGAAAAATCGTCATCAGGTGGAAGAATGCCTCCCACAAAGGGCACAGACTCAAATCGAAAGGttaagaagagaaaagaaaatcgcGATCGTAAAGGCAATACACCTTCTGGGGCTAAAGGAGCTGAAAGGAATCTTCCTACAACCAGTGATTGGGAGGGTGCAGGTGAAATAGTTTATGCTACTGTCAAATATCCGAAAGGAAAACCAACAAAAGTCACTGTGGATGAGTTGACAGTTAATTCTACAACATACAGAGATAGTTACAGTGATGACTCTTCTATAGACCCAGTGTATGAGAATGTTTCCGATATAGAATCCCTGCTGTCATTCGAGGAAGAACCATCTTTTCTCAAAGACATACAAAAGTCAACCTGTGAAAATTCACAGAGTAGTTTTGAAGACCAGAACCCTCCTTCTCCTACAGATTCTGTCCCAGATTATGAGAACATTGCAGTTGAACACAATCAGTTGACTTCTGAACGTGATCATGATGAAGGGCCTGCAGCCAGGGAGGAAGCTGAGCCACACCAAGCTCCTCCTGGGGCAAAACACAAGGAAAGAGATGCTTCCTTAAGCTCCGGAGCCTCTAAAGCCACAAAGGCAAAATTTCCAGCTGGTATCCAAGAGGTTCTAACTGATCTGTACTCCAAAGAATTAAGTAAAGCACGAGAAGGCAAACTGGAGAAGCTTGGCAGATCATCTGAGCTGCAGAGAAAGTATTGAACTGGGGATGTGGGTGGCTGTGGGATGGTGGGGGCAGGGCTGGGTGAGTTATGTAGTCAAATGATTATTGAAATAGAAATAATTTCTCTAACAGTGTTTATCATTTTACAGACATTCAATGATTACTTCTTAATATTTATCATTTTCTCTAGTGAATCTGTAAGTGCAGTCCGAGTAACATGAAGAGGTACGTCTTTTTGACCATCGTTATTGTTATCTACAGCTTGACAAAGGTCAGCGGGACAGGCAGGAAGTTGGAGTGAAGATCATAATCAGATCAGTCAAGGTCTTGTTGACTGGCagggctaaatgacctactccaACTTTCTTTGGCAACGCCTAGTTTCTTCATGTCTCTAGGCTCTAGGAGAAAAAGAATTAGTGACTGTACAGGAGCTGGCAGGTTCAAGGAAGGGAACTCCACTGCCTTGTGTTTCTCACAGCCTGGTGCCACTATTCATTATGTGTAGGGCCTTGACCTTACTGATAACCAGCTGTCACTATAGGCAACTGGAAGAAACCTAAAACAATAATAgagattgctgggaaagctcaacagatctggcagcatctgtgaggagaaaatcagttaacatttcggctctggtgacccttcctcaggactgagttctggacccgaaatgttagctctgtttttcgcctcacagatgctgcctgacctgctgagctttcccagcaacatctgtttttgttcctgatttacaacatccgcagctTCTTTCGGAAGAAATCTGGTCCACTTAGTAACACTCCTCCTGCCAGCGGAGAAATGGCCCGTTTGTGTGCCAGAATATTCCTGTTCAAACACAGCGCAGTTAAAAAGGTGACTGCAGTGAttagaatgaggtcagccagctggacttcgtggcatatgagttccctgattggggttgctAACtcggcccaatcagggagccctgggtgatagatataaacaggagtgtcagaggttctgctcactctgagagctggctctgagggaactggatcagtgtcaaggactcttcctgtgtaaataaagggggacttaGTGGCAAGATACTGGCCTGtatgcagttatttcagctaCAAACACTACATAGACAAAGACTGAGGAGGGGAGCTGATGGCATAGTGATATTGTCATGGACTAGTAATACAGGGACCACAGTGTGTTCacatcccaccatagcagatggaattttggTCTGAAGTTAAAATTTCAAAGACTCAGGGAGTgcaataatcatagaatccctacagtgtggaaggaggccattcaaacccagtgagtccacactgactctcagaagaGTATCGTATCCAGACCCAAGCCCCGgccctgtccccataaccctgcatttcccatggctaatccacccaacctgcacatctttggactgtgggaggaaacccacacagacatgggaagaatgtgcaaactctacgcagtcaccaaaggctggagtcaaacctggctcccaggcgctgtgaggtagcaatgctaccCACTGGGCCACTATGTCACCCCAGTTACAGTGAGTTAGAATACCGATCCTGAAATCTTTGAAATATAAATTGGAATCAATTAAATCCCTTGATTTAGGGAATTCTGCTTGGTTCTGTCTGATGGTTGACAAATAGTAAAATGTAAATAGTAGAtgtattgttttcagttctggtcgcctcattttaggaaggatttggaagccttagagagggtgcagaggagatttaccaggatgctgcctggcctggagggcaggtcttatgaggagagattgacggagctagggcttttttcattggagcgaagaaggaggAGAgttgacttgacagaggtgttcaAGATGATGAGAacgtagatagagtggatagttagagactttttcccagggcagaaatgactattacgaggaggcataattttaaggtgtttggagaacagtatggggagatgtcagagttagcttcttcacacagagagtggtgggcatgtggaatacACTGCTGgtagtggtaatggagtcagatactttagagacttctaagcgactcttggataggcacatggaggatagtaaaatgtagggtatgcagtgtagattgatcttagtaggataataggtcagcacagcatcaagggccgaagggcctgtactgtgcagtactgttctatgttctatgccaaaTAAGTTTCCTATATGATATATTTGTATGTAGCTCATCGGTACAGACCATTCAGATTCAGTGTACATTGGTAATTACACTGTGACAGGCAATAAGGGCAAGGGCTGATGTAAAGTTTACAGTGCAGAGTGTAATAGTGATGTAAGGCTGCCTTCTCAGTTCTCTAAATCAGAGAAACAGGACGCAGGAGTGGCTTCAGGGAACCATacagcctactcctattcctatttcttatggcccaGGAAGGTGTGTCTCCTCAAACCTGTCAGCTCCTCTTTACTCACTGACTACTCTTCTCGTAGAGACATAAAGAGGCAGGTTTGTGTCTAGTCCTTCACCAGGCTCACCCAAGGC comes from the Stegostoma tigrinum isolate sSteTig4 chromosome 13, sSteTig4.hap1, whole genome shotgun sequence genome and includes:
- the LOC125458335 gene encoding uncharacterized protein LOC125458335 isoform X2 codes for the protein MASPMKEGILHILQYKFGMNTSTKKPDEDISASRATLPGNSLIMEENELYSTIPQAVNQFTVTVQKTEASMRCELHGTYVLIPGKDSLILKDPRTKQDVYKWPYNYLRRYGIDQATFTFEAGRRCDSGQGLFLFETKAVKEIFHIIDAAVKEKESKKKQQRLSLTSDSSEASTASSRQLLSVASLAQESSGEKSSSGGRMPPTKGTDSNRKVKKRKENRDRKGNTPSGAKGAERNLPTTSDWEGAGEIVYATVKYPKGKPTKVTVDELTVNSTTYRDSYSDDSSIDPVYENVSDIESLLSFEEEPSFLKDIQKSTCENSQSSFEDQNPPSPTDSVPDYENIAVEHNQLTSERDHDEGPAAREEAEPHQAPPGAKHKERDASLSSGASKATKAKFPAGIQEVLTDLYSKELSKAREGKLEKLGRSSELQRKY
- the LOC125458335 gene encoding docking protein 3-like isoform X1 is translated as MASPMKEGILHILQYKFGMKVWKKNWSLLYPASSNSIARLEQFDIKDWTNTPERQNTKRVERIIRLSDCISINQNQVENPPKETATFSIITMEKTYIMAASKHDVVDWVKCLCVLAFQNTSTKKPDEDISASRATLPGNSLIMEENELYSTIPQAVNQFTVTVQKTEASMRCELHGTYVLIPGKDSLILKDPRTKQDVYKWPYNYLRRYGIDQATFTFEAGRRCDSGQGLFLFETKAVKEIFHIIDAAVKEKESKKKQQRLSLTSDSSEASTASSRQLLSVASLAQESSGEKSSSGGRMPPTKGTDSNRKVKKRKENRDRKGNTPSGAKGAERNLPTTSDWEGAGEIVYATVKYPKGKPTKVTVDELTVNSTTYRDSYSDDSSIDPVYENVSDIESLLSFEEEPSFLKDIQKSTCENSQSSFEDQNPPSPTDSVPDYENIAVEHNQLTSERDHDEGPAAREEAEPHQAPPGAKHKERDASLSSGASKATKAKFPAGIQEVLTDLYSKELSKAREGKLEKLGRSSELQRKY